The Lycium barbarum isolate Lr01 chromosome 10, ASM1917538v2, whole genome shotgun sequence genome includes a region encoding these proteins:
- the LOC132613205 gene encoding uncharacterized protein LOC132613205: MGEWEETPKCWNWNSVSKVTMSIAMRCNGVLRINIVERSQVGSTSAAPPPPTDPPLPQPPADESSIQHEGMGDHCMDMYDPDSDYKECDRDDGGDGQPPSGSQSNHNFNDGTNFYYGQTFENKEYLKVLLKKAAIKTPFCFNPNKSNNKYYKVECTSPNCGWMLRVNKYINSDRFRIYKYVGDHTCGVEHVTSTHKRTSAVVLTSVLMNDYIYNKGPTTKEIQRTVFREFHYKPSYWQCWKAGVTAKNMVRGTPEHEYAFLPAYSYMVENLNPGSRICISLDDANKFKYYFVAYEACIRGYKHM, encoded by the exons ATGGGTGAATGGGAGGAGACCCCAAAATGTTGGAATTGGAATTCTGTGAGCAAGGTGACAATGTCGATTGCCATGCGTTGCAATG GCGTTTTAAGAATAAATATTGTTGAAAGGTCTCAAGTTGGCTCTACATCAGcagcaccacccccacccactgaCCCACCACTTCCACAGCCGCCAGCCGATGAATCTTCAATACAACATGAGGGCATGGGTGATCattgtatggatatgtatgatcCTGATAGTGATTACAAAGAGTGTGATAGAGATGATGGGGGTGATGGGCAGCCACCAAGTGGTTCACAAAGCAACCACAACTTCAATGATGGAACCAATTTTTACTATGGGCAAACATTTGAGAACAAAGAGTATTTAAAGGTTTTATTGAAGAAAGCTGCAATAAAGACCCCATTTTGTTTTAACCCAAACAAGAGTAACAACAAATATTATAAGGTGGAATGCACCTCTCCTAATTGTGGTTGGATGTTGCGGGTCAATAAGTACATCAACTCGGATAGGTTTCGCATTTACAAGTACGTTGGTGATCACACTTGCGGGGTTGAACACGTTACGAGCACTCATAAGCGCACCTCGGCAGTTGTCCTTACATCAGTCTTGATGAATGACTATATTTACAACAAAGGGCCAACGACAAAGGAAATCCAGAGGACGGTTTTCAGGGAGTTCCATTATAAACCAAGCTATTGGCAGTGTTGGAAGGCAGGTGTAACAGCTAAGAACATGGTTAGGGGGACACCGGAGCACGAGTATGCTTTCTTACCGGCTTATTCGTACATGGTTGAAAATCTAAATCCAGGTTCCAGAATTTGCATTAGTCTTGATGATGCGAACAAGTTCAAATATTACTTCGTAGCTTACGAAGCTTGCATTCGAGGATATAAACACATGTGA